One window of candidate division KSB1 bacterium genomic DNA carries:
- the trxA gene encoding thioredoxin, translating to MAKPIELTDANFKSEVIESTLPVLVDFWAIWCGPCRMVAPVVEEIAAEYDGKLKVGKLDVDNNRRTAIDYGIHSIPTLLLFKNGQVVETIIGALPKTQLVNKISKHIG from the coding sequence ATGGCAAAACCAATCGAATTGACGGACGCCAATTTCAAAAGTGAAGTGATAGAATCGACGCTTCCGGTTTTGGTGGATTTCTGGGCGATATGGTGCGGCCCCTGCCGCATGGTGGCGCCTGTGGTAGAAGAGATCGCAGCGGAGTACGACGGCAAGCTCAAGGTCGGTAAACTTGATGTCGATAACAATCGCCGAACGGCCATTGATTACGGCATTCACAGCATTCCGACGCTCTTGTTGTTCAAGAACGGTCAAGTCGTGGAAACCATCATCGGGGCGCTCCCCAAAACACAGTTGGTCAATAAAATTTCCAAGCATATCGGTTAA
- a CDS encoding GNAT family N-acetyltransferase, with protein MNSGIRLMREGDLLQVNALLSRAFSQGRADDGYLHTDVPMCRSEFLRMYLGQNPEGCFVYLENGRLLGAAFTHVWGKRGWFGPLAVAPERHLMGIGKHLVAACIAHLQKRGCTTIGLETNPRSNRNLGFYGRLSFLPSVLCIDMIRPVKTEPPASGTPPHQIFIYSELSEADRREFLKHVRNLILWSDGDADYSSLIVSAAHYGVGDALLFFRGSTPIAFAALQTLPTLAEEQNSIMRLFAFAAHPQMPDNYLSIVVRDLLAFAQQQSFDRLLIRVPMHSGRLYRILLEGQFRVVNADIRLVLEGFDEKPNRGVLIERWV; from the coding sequence ATGAATTCTGGAATTCGGCTAATGCGCGAGGGCGATCTTTTGCAGGTTAACGCTTTGCTCTCGCGTGCTTTTAGTCAAGGGCGAGCGGACGACGGCTATCTCCATACGGATGTGCCCATGTGCCGGAGTGAATTTTTGCGCATGTATTTAGGGCAAAATCCGGAGGGATGTTTTGTCTATCTTGAAAACGGCAGGCTTTTAGGGGCGGCGTTTACACATGTTTGGGGTAAGCGCGGCTGGTTTGGTCCCTTGGCCGTTGCACCCGAACGGCATCTCATGGGCATCGGCAAACATTTGGTTGCTGCGTGCATCGCACATCTGCAGAAGCGCGGCTGCACCACCATCGGCCTGGAGACCAATCCGCGCAGCAACCGCAATCTCGGTTTTTACGGCAGGCTCTCTTTTCTTCCATCGGTCTTGTGCATCGACATGATCCGACCGGTAAAGACCGAACCCCCTGCAAGCGGAACTCCTCCGCATCAAATTTTTATCTACTCCGAGCTTTCAGAAGCTGATCGCCGCGAATTTCTCAAACATGTTCGCAATCTCATCCTCTGGAGCGACGGCGATGCCGATTATTCCTCGCTGATCGTCAGCGCGGCTCATTACGGCGTCGGCGACGCTCTGCTCTTTTTCCGCGGTTCGACGCCGATTGCCTTTGCCGCACTGCAGACACTTCCGACTTTGGCGGAAGAGCAGAACAGCATTATGCGACTTTTTGCATTTGCCGCGCATCCGCAAATGCCGGACAACTATTTGAGCATTGTGGTTCGCGACCTTCTCGCTTTTGCTCAGCAGCAGAGTTTCGACCGCCTGTTGATCCGGGTGCCAATGCACAGCGGCAGATTGTATCGAATTCTGCTCGAAGGTCAATTTCGGGTCGTAAACGCCGACATTCGCCTTGTCCTGGAAGGCTTTGACGAAAAGCCGAATCGAGGAGTTTTGATCGAACGATGGGTATGA
- a CDS encoding Rrf2 family transcriptional regulator encodes MFKLSKKTEYAILALQYMAEQNEGYIGTVKEIAEAKSVPQPLLAKILQQLAKEGLIDSLQGAYGGYILHRKPQEITLGEIVEAIEGPIRIVECIDELQSCARDVNCGVKKSFNPLQQAVSAYLQRVTLADVAAINS; translated from the coding sequence ATGTTCAAATTAAGCAAAAAAACAGAATATGCCATTTTAGCGCTGCAGTATATGGCCGAACAGAATGAGGGATACATTGGAACAGTGAAGGAGATTGCCGAGGCCAAGTCGGTGCCGCAGCCGTTGTTGGCCAAAATTCTACAGCAGCTGGCCAAAGAGGGATTGATTGACTCTCTCCAGGGAGCATACGGGGGATATATTTTGCACCGGAAGCCCCAGGAAATTACGCTCGGCGAGATCGTCGAAGCGATCGAGGGCCCCATACGGATCGTCGAATGCATCGATGAGCTGCAAAGCTGCGCCCGAGATGTCAATTGCGGTGTCAAAAAGAGTTTCAATCCCCTGCAGCAGGCGGTCTCTGCCTATCTGCAGCGCGTAACGCTGGCGGATGTCGCCGCCATAAATTCATAA
- a CDS encoding DUF1848 domain-containing protein, protein MTKGKATTASLFDDLPRRVISASRRIDMIAGDPDGLANILAERVPPDLTHTVVLWTKNPVVLINHSRLRRQLQRYDQLFLHLTITGLGGTDVEPNVPRPDRVLAELDRLIEWFQSPLRIRLRFDPIVHLRDASGRTICNLDFFDELAPIASSRGLCDITVSWVQLYPKVKKRLQRCGYEAVEVPSEQRQEEEKRLCSVAERWGITLHGCCVAGWPRSRCIDGELLTQLHPRRLAASTRKAKGQRQDCGCTESVDIGWYTPCAHGCLYCYANPRVEIKK, encoded by the coding sequence ATGACCAAAGGGAAGGCAACCACCGCTTCACTGTTCGACGATCTTCCGCGTCGGGTCATCTCGGCCAGTCGACGTATCGATATGATTGCGGGGGATCCCGACGGCTTGGCCAATATTCTGGCTGAGCGCGTTCCGCCCGATCTGACGCACACTGTGGTACTGTGGACTAAAAATCCCGTTGTGCTGATCAATCATTCTCGTCTGCGCCGGCAACTGCAGCGTTACGATCAGCTTTTTCTGCATTTGACGATTACCGGTCTGGGCGGGACGGACGTTGAGCCAAATGTGCCGCGTCCAGATCGCGTCCTGGCTGAATTGGACCGTCTCATTGAATGGTTTCAATCTCCTTTGCGAATCCGACTGCGTTTTGATCCGATCGTTCATCTGCGCGATGCTTCCGGGCGAACGATTTGCAATCTTGACTTTTTCGACGAACTCGCGCCGATCGCTTCGAGCCGCGGTCTATGCGACATTACGGTGAGTTGGGTCCAGCTCTATCCCAAAGTAAAAAAACGATTGCAGCGTTGCGGTTACGAGGCCGTCGAGGTGCCTTCCGAGCAGAGGCAGGAGGAAGAAAAACGGCTGTGCAGCGTTGCGGAAAGATGGGGTATTACCCTGCACGGATGCTGTGTTGCCGGATGGCCGCGTTCCCGCTGCATCGACGGAGAGCTGCTTACCCAACTACACCCGCGCCGGCTGGCTGCTTCGACGCGCAAAGCAAAGGGTCAGCGTCAGGATTGCGGCTGCACCGAAAGCGTGGATATCGGATGGTACACTCCTTGTGCGCACGGCTGCCTTTACTGTTACGCCAATCCGCGCGTCGAGATCAAAAAGTAA
- a CDS encoding sigma-70 family RNA polymerase sigma factor: MLVLLFHVTFLFMRENNRKETRQIIDRALAGDQKAYEEIVNEYHERIYHFIYKMVKDGAQAQDLTQVTFIKAFRALASFNSEYAFSTWLYKIAANNCIDYFRKKKLRTYSLDTPIQGKDGELQRDYADFEQNPEKELISRERDMHIEEAINSLPEKYRTAILLRHAQDKSYEEIAEELSLPLGTVKVRIFRAREMLKKKLKEQLRPG, translated from the coding sequence TTGCTTGTTTTACTGTTTCATGTTACTTTTTTATTCATGCGGGAAAACAACAGAAAAGAAACTCGGCAGATTATCGATCGGGCGCTGGCAGGCGATCAAAAAGCTTATGAAGAGATCGTCAATGAATATCACGAACGGATTTATCACTTTATTTATAAAATGGTCAAAGACGGCGCCCAGGCGCAGGATCTTACCCAGGTCACTTTTATCAAAGCGTTTCGCGCTTTAGCTTCATTCAACTCGGAATACGCCTTTTCGACTTGGCTCTATAAAATTGCCGCGAACAACTGCATCGATTATTTCCGTAAAAAAAAGCTCAGAACCTATTCACTCGATACCCCGATTCAAGGCAAGGACGGCGAACTGCAGCGGGACTATGCCGATTTCGAGCAAAATCCGGAAAAAGAATTGATTTCGCGCGAGCGCGATATGCATATCGAAGAGGCGATCAACTCTTTGCCGGAAAAGTATCGGACGGCAATCCTTCTTCGGCATGCCCAGGACAAATCGTATGAAGAGATTGCCGAAGAGTTGTCTCTGCCGCTCGGGACAGTCAAGGTGCGGATTTTTCGCGCCCGCGAAATGCTCAAAAAAAAGCTCAAGGAACAGTTGCGGCCAGGGTAA
- the acpS gene encoding holo-ACP synthase, whose product MTQGIGIDLVEIDRIRKTVQRWGEKFLRKVLTAPEIDYCCRPRLKVHSIAARFAAKEALFKSLPEALQQQIGWRDVQVMNDASGKPFIQPVGPKSILFAGLRLHLSMSHGRDTAAAVVVCESCGGAK is encoded by the coding sequence ATGACGCAGGGCATCGGCATCGATTTGGTGGAGATTGACCGTATTCGGAAAACCGTGCAACGGTGGGGCGAAAAGTTTCTGCGCAAAGTGCTGACGGCTCCCGAGATTGATTATTGTTGTCGGCCGAGGCTCAAAGTTCACTCCATTGCCGCGCGTTTTGCAGCCAAAGAGGCGCTGTTTAAAAGCCTGCCGGAAGCATTGCAGCAGCAAATCGGTTGGCGCGATGTGCAGGTCATGAACGATGCGAGCGGCAAACCATTCATTCAGCCCGTCGGGCCCAAGAGCATTCTTTTCGCCGGCTTACGCCTGCATTTGAGTATGAGCCATGGACGAGATACGGCCGCGGCCGTCGTGGTTTGCGAAAGCTGCGGAGGTGCCAAGTGA
- a CDS encoding PTS sugar transporter subunit IIA translates to MSRVNLTNYFHSSLFIPEMKATTKDEALEELLNLFVREKLVKNKRLVLAMLKQREKLGSTGIGKGVAIPHGRTTAAGDVMIAFGKSSKGIPFDAIDQQPVHLLFMVIAHPQEKSNEYLPLLGSLVTTLKDDSKREQLMHVANFEDLLAVFQGE, encoded by the coding sequence ATGAGCAGGGTCAATTTGACAAACTATTTTCACTCGTCGCTTTTTATCCCGGAAATGAAAGCGACCACCAAAGATGAAGCTTTGGAAGAACTACTGAATCTGTTCGTTCGGGAAAAGCTGGTAAAAAATAAAAGGCTGGTTTTGGCCATGCTCAAGCAGCGGGAAAAGCTGGGCAGCACCGGTATCGGCAAAGGCGTCGCTATTCCGCACGGCCGAACCACCGCTGCGGGCGACGTGATGATCGCCTTCGGCAAATCCTCAAAAGGCATCCCCTTTGACGCCATCGACCAACAACCGGTGCACCTGCTGTTCATGGTCATCGCTCACCCGCAGGAAAAGAGCAACGAGTATCTGCCGCTGCTCGGGTCGCTCGTCACAACATTAAAAGACGACAGCAAAAGAGAACAGTTGATGCATGTTGCCAATTTTGAAGACCTCTTGGCGGTGTTTCAAGGAGAATGA
- a CDS encoding mannose-1-phosphate guanylyltransferase yields MGVGDHLYGVILAGGIGTRFWPKSREDKPKQYLAMISDETLIQNTVARLLGLVPSDRLFVVSTKAQEPLLKEQLPHLQADHFIFEPVGRNTAPAIGLAAVHLRRLDPNAVMLAAPADHLIQRTELFYQAVRAALRVIEKEPSATVTFGIPPTYPATGYGYIEAGRMFEEPSVFQAASFREKPDQATAELFLQSGTFYWNSGIFLWRVDRLMQLIEKWMPELYEGLREIDRSIDEGRYDNVCAAVYHRLVGCSIDYGVMEKADCIYMVKGEFLWNDLGSWEEVYRLSPKDDSSNAVFGKPLLKDVRNSYIDVQSRTVSIIGVEDLIVIEQADALLICGMRHSQEVRWVTNELHQQKNRNSLKE; encoded by the coding sequence ATGGGGGTTGGTGATCACCTTTACGGCGTCATTCTCGCCGGCGGCATCGGCACGCGCTTCTGGCCGAAAAGTCGAGAAGACAAGCCCAAGCAGTATCTGGCCATGATCAGCGACGAAACGTTGATTCAAAACACCGTGGCTCGGTTGTTGGGGCTGGTGCCGAGCGATCGGCTTTTCGTCGTCAGCACGAAAGCACAGGAGCCTCTGCTCAAAGAGCAGCTTCCGCATCTGCAGGCGGATCATTTCATCTTTGAACCGGTGGGACGCAACACGGCGCCGGCGATCGGTCTGGCGGCAGTTCATTTGCGTCGCCTCGATCCGAATGCGGTCATGCTTGCGGCACCTGCCGATCATCTTATTCAGCGCACCGAATTGTTCTATCAGGCCGTACGCGCAGCACTGCGCGTTATCGAAAAAGAGCCCTCCGCTACGGTCACTTTCGGCATTCCGCCGACTTACCCGGCAACCGGCTATGGATACATAGAAGCCGGACGCATGTTCGAAGAACCATCGGTTTTTCAGGCGGCATCGTTTCGCGAAAAGCCCGATCAAGCCACGGCGGAGCTGTTTCTGCAGAGCGGCACATTTTATTGGAACAGCGGTATTTTCCTCTGGCGGGTCGACCGTTTGATGCAGCTCATCGAAAAGTGGATGCCCGAACTTTATGAAGGGCTACGAGAGATCGACCGGTCGATCGACGAGGGTCGCTATGACAATGTATGTGCGGCCGTGTATCATCGGCTCGTCGGTTGCTCCATCGACTACGGGGTGATGGAAAAAGCCGATTGCATCTATATGGTTAAAGGAGAATTTCTCTGGAACGACCTCGGCAGTTGGGAGGAAGTCTACCGCCTTTCACCCAAGGACGATTCTTCGAATGCGGTTTTCGGCAAACCTCTTTTAAAAGATGTGAGAAACTCGTATATTGATGTGCAATCCCGCACCGTATCGATCATCGGCGTAGAAGACTTGATTGTCATCGAACAGGCAGACGCGCTGCTGATCTGCGGGATGCGGCATTCGCAGGAAGTAAGATGGGTAACAAACGAACTGCATCAGCAAAAGAACCGCAATTCTTTAAAGGAATAA